The Thermostichus vulcanus str. 'Rupite' genome segment TCAGGCTCATGCGATACAACCCGTCTAGGGCTCCCCGGCCTGAAGTGGAGATGGGTACGTTGGGGTAAGGGAGTTCTTCGTACAGTTGCCGGAGAGATTCCGTAGAGCTGCTGGCCATGGGATCCACCGTAGGGGAAGTTGTTCCTTAGAGCTAATTAGAGATTACAGCCCTTTCATGCTCCGCAGTCGCGTGTCGCGTAGCATTAGCGTTGCGTAGCAACAATGCCTACGGCAGGCTGCGCCACCCCTAAAGTGAACGCGGGTTTACGACACCAACAGTGGTGCCCCTAACTTATTTCAAAAGATTTCAAAAAAAGTTGGCATACTCCGCACCGCTGTCACGAGGGGGATTAACCCCAGGTGACTCGTGTTGGGACCGCCATGACCCTCTGGGTCGTGCGGAGACTGACTGGGAACGAGCTCACCTTTCCAACCCAACCGACGGCAACGCTACCCCGGCTTTGTGAGCCACTATCGCACCAACAGCCTCCAGATAGGAGTTGACCTCCACGTAAGGGATCCCTAACTGGCGGGGATGAACTTGCATCACGGTGGTATTTTCCCGTACAGCAATGAACAGAGGAGGCTTGGCTCGACTGGCCAAATGCAACAACCCCGGCCCTCCAAAAGCGGTCGCTGGGGCAATGACGCTATCCACCTGCTCAGACTGAATATCAACCGGTTGGGCTGGATGGGGGACGAATTGCGGCGCATAACTCAACCCCGCCAAAACCGATGGCAAAAAGGTAAACCCCACCTCTTCAGCCGCAGCACGGGGATGAACAGGTTTCGGATCCGCTTCGCCATAAAAGGCGGGGGCATGGGCACAAGGGATCTGCAACTGCCGCACCACCAAATGACTCACGATCGCCTCCACACCCGCCAGTGGATCAACCCCTATCCCCTGCTCGTATTGGCTAAAGTCGAGATCGTCCGGAAAGCGAGCCACCACCGCAATCGCCTCTGCCCCGGCGCTCAACAGGGCTTTGGCCGCTGCTAACAGCACATCCGGATGAGCTAGGGATCCCTGACTGGCCCCAGAAGGGGAATGGCCAAGGGAAAGGCCCAAAGGTTGAGAGGTGATGCGCCAGGGACCAATATCCAACCCCAGGGTGGCTTGGGCTGCCTGGATGACATGAAGGTGCCGTTGTTGCAGATCGGCAGGGATCCCCGCATCCAACACCACCCCAACCTGGTTTTGGCGCACAGGCCGCAGATGCCATCTCCCAGCACAAAATTGATCCAAGCCATACCCTTCCACATAGAGCACATTCTGCATCGGCCAAAACAAGCTGGCTCCGTTCAACACATTTGGATGGGTGATCAAGCAATCCACGGTTGCTGCCAACGTACGGGCTATGGGTAAAGCATCTCCGGCAAAACCGCCAATACGCGCCCCAATGCCGGTGGGAATCAACAGAAGGGTCGTGTAAGGTTTCACACGCGACTAAGCTTGCGACGAGGTTGCAGGTGCAACTGGGCACAGTTATCCGGTGGACAGCGGAAGGAGCGACTGAATCGCTGTAGGAATCGGCCCGCAGGCTGCGGAAACTGAGGAAAATGTAGCTCCGGATCCCCTGCTGCCAACTCAGCCCAGAAATATCGCAATTGGGGAGCCAAGGCTTCCGCCTGTTCGAGCGGCAAATGGAAAGGAGAAGAGGTGAGAAATTTCACCATCAAGGGTTGACTGCGCTGACCCATCCACTCCCGCGAGAACTCTTGCAGATGGGGCCAATCGGGCAGGGATGTCACTCGATAACTTTCGATATTCACCTGGATCCCGGCTTCAGGATCAGAAGGCTTCGACTGGATATCAATGACTCGGTAGGGATGGGGAAAACTGACCAAGGAGCCGGTAGTGATGTCGTATACACGGTTGCGCTGAGCAATATGCTGCATGTGCAAATGTCCGGTGAACACCAACTGCACGCCATAGGTCTGCAACAGCCGCCGCAACTGGGAGGCATTCCGTAGCATGTAGCGCTGCCCCCAACTGTGTAAGGATTGCCCCCGCAAATGCTCGACCACATTGTGATGCACCATCAGCAGCACCAGGTCTTCCCCTGCTGCCACCAACTCCTGCTCCAACCAAGTCAGTTGCTCCGGTTGTAAGCCGCCGACCAAGTGGCCTTGGGCATCAAAATCATTGGAATTAAGTCCAATCAAACGTACCCCTGGCAGCAGCACACGGCTGTAGTCCAAGGCTTGTTCATCTTCATAGCCAAAGGCTCGGTAATAGTGGGGAAAATCCGCCAGACCAATGGAACGGCCATCTGCCAGGAGGTGAGGCACATCGTGATTGCCCGGTACCACATAAGCAGGAAAAGGAAGCTGGGACAATCGCTCTGCTAGCCAGGCATGGTTTTCAGGCTCCCCATGTTGGGTGAGATCCCCAGGCAGAAGCAAAAAATCCAGCTCCAACTGAGCGAAGTGCTGCAAAACTTGCTCCAAGGCCGGGATGCTCACTTCCCCCAAATGGAAGCGACTGGGATGATCCCAAACGGTGGAGGGAATGGCAATGTGGGGATCGCTCACCACCCCGAAGCGAATGTGCACGGGTTCATCACCTATCTTGGAATCCTCAGCTATGATAGCCCCGCCTTTGGGCGGTCTTTCACGTCCTCTTCACAATGTCCCTTTTAGGATGTGACCAACCCCAAGAGTTCAGCAAGCCTTGATCCCCCATCGGCTTGGGGCCGCAGATGTCTTCTGACAGACTGCTTTTACAGGGGTTGTTCTTCATTTTCTCAAGGAGGTGCTCATGAAGCGAGCAATGTCCTTACTGGCTTTTCTCACCTTGACTCCCGCTTTGTTGGTGGCTTGTCAACCGGCTCCCGAGCAGTCTGCTGTGAACGACGGCACTTTCGAGGATCCCTTGACCCGTCCTGTAGATCCCGATTTAACCGCGCCTGTGGATCCGCTGGGATCCCCGCTGGATCAACCTCAAGCTCAAGAGCCCATGGTTCCCGCCCCTGAAACCTGGGTTGGCCAGGAAGACCTGGATCCCACCTTTCAGGCGGAAGGTCAGGATATGGTAACGCTGCAAGTAGCGGCTCTAGAAGCCAACGGGGAGCAAATCGAGCTGGATTTGATCGTCACCAATGAAAGCGAAATCTCGGTGGCCCTCAATGCTACAGAATCTGGCTTGATTTTGGTGGATGATTTGGGCAATACCTACGCCCTTGCCACCCCCGAAGAGAATCCCGAGCTGGAAATTGACCCTGCCAGCGACTGGGCAACACGCTTGGTTTTTGAGGGAGATCTCCCTGAAGAGGCTCAATTCCTGACGTTGATCACCAACTTTGGCCCCGAACCCGATTTGCCGGAGCAGCCCAAACTGACTCTGCCTGGGATCCCTGCCCGCAGCTAAGGGGATGCGTGGGGTCTAACCACGCTCAGAGTTACGGATCCTAATTCACTCACAACAGTTCTTTTGGGATCCTGATCAGCGCTGATCGGGATCCCTTTGTGTTGTCTGGGCATGAAAGATCCCGGGTGCTGGCCAGTTTGAGGTTCGTCTTGGGCTAGAGGGTGAGGATAAAGTGGAAGAGTTCCTCTACCGGATCCTTAGTTCCTCCATGACCACAACCATCGAAGTGCCCAAAAGGGGCCTCCCCGTCACCATTATCACGGGCTTTTTGGGCAGTGGTAAAACCACCCTGCTCAATCACATTCTCAACAACCAACAAGGGATGCGCACGGCGGTGCTGGTGAACGAGTTTGGTGAGATCAGCATTGACTCGGAACTGATTGTCTCTAGCGAAGAAGACTTGGTGGAGCTGAACAACGGCTGTATTTGCTGCACGGTGCGTGACGATATTGCCGAGAGTGTGCTGCGGCTCATGGAGCGTTCCGACAAAATTGACTATTTGGTGGTGGAAACCACTGGGTTGGCGGATCCCTTGCCGGTTGCTCTGACCTTCTTGGGGCCGGAACTGCGAGATCTGACACGGCTAGACTCGATTGTCACCCTAGTGGATGCCACCAACTTTGCTCCTGATCTATTCAACAGCGATGTCGCCTATAGCCAAATTGCCTATGGGGATGTGATTCTGCTCAACAAGACCGACCTGGTGACGGAGCCGGAACTCCAGCGTCTAGAAAAGCGAATCCGCGAAATCAAGGAAGATGCTCGCATTTTGCGCTCCACCAATAGTGCGGTGCCATTGGAGCTGATTTTGGATACAGATCTGTTCCAGGCCAGTGCCTTACCCCAAGCAACGGCGCATGACCATCCCGACCCCGATCACAGCCATGATCATGAGCATTGTGACCATCCCGACCCCGATCACAGCCATGATCATCATCACCATAACCACATCGAAGCTGAGGGCTTTAACTCGCTAGCGTTTGAGAGTGACCAGCCTTTTTCTCTGGATGCCTTCCAAAACTTCCTGAATGAGTTGCCGGATGCGGTGTTTCGGGCAAAAGGGGTATTGTGGTTCAGCGAAAGTCCAGAACGACACATTTTCCACCTCAGCGGTCGGCGCTACACCCTGAGCAGTGATGAATGGCCGCGCCAGCCCAAAAACCAGTTGGTGTTAATCGGTCAGCACCTGGATACCGCCCAGTTGCGAGAGAAGTTGCAGGCTTGTATTGCTCGTCCGGTCACGCAGGGCAAGGGGTTTGGTCGCTAAGGTCATTTGGAGTTCCAAACCTGCCGGGATCCAGTCCAATCGCTTGGATAATGAGGCTGTGAGGTGATGGCACTCCGATCATGTCTGACATCTTCGTGATGATCCGCAACCAGGCCAACAATGCCCTGACCTCCATCGATGGGATCCCTTTCCTCAGCTTTTTGGAGCGCAACGGACAACTGATTGCCGAAGAAACCATCGAGTTGATCTACGCTGATGCTGGGTTTGATGACCTGCCGATTGGAGAATACACTGTGGGGGTATGGCATGAACGGGTGGAACCGCCAAAAGCCATCTGCCCGGTGGAAATTAAGGCTGCCGACGAAGTTGTGTTGGTAACATTTGTATACTTGGAGCCCGAACGGGTTCTTCTTAATATTCAGCGCTTAGTGGAAAAGAGGTTGTAGTCATGACCGTCAAAGTGATCCCCTCGCGCTCGATCAAGGCCTTTCGCTATCGGGTGTTTTGTTTGGGGCAGGATCTCTGGAATGCACGGGATCCGATCAGCCGGGCCAACCTGGCCTTACAACTGGCGGATGCAGCCACGACTTTGGCCCGAATGGAAGTGCAAGCGGCCCAGCCCCTCAGTTCAGGTGACTCTTATTCTCTGCCAGATGCGGGCAATTTATAAAAAATAAAAATTGTGAAAAAAGGGATCCCTGCCTAATTTCTGGCGACAGCGTATCCTGAGCTGGAAGGGTTTCAAATTTCAGGTGAGAAAGTTTGGGTCATTCCCACTCGATCGTGCCGGGTGGTTTGGAGGTGATGTCGTAAACGACGCGGTTAACGCCGGGCACCTCGTTAACAATCCGGTTAGAAATCGTGGCCAGTAAGTCATAGGGCACGCGGGCCCAATCTGCCGTCATGCCATCCTCGCTGGTGACCAACCGCAACACCACCGGGTAGGTATAGGTGCGTTTATCCCCCATGACCCCCACCGAACGTACATCCGGCAGCAACACCGCAAAGGCTTGCCAAAGTTTGGGATAGTAGCCAGAACGGTTGATCTCCTGACGCACGATCATGTCAGCATCCCGTAGGATTTCCAGCCGCTCCTTGGTGACCTCACCAATAATTCGGATCGCTAGCCCCGGCCCTGGGAAAGGATGTCGGCGTACGATCTCTTCCGGTAAACCCAAAGATTGCCCCAGTTGACGCACTTCATCCTTAAACAGCTTGCGAAGGGGCTCCACCAACTTAAAGCGCAAGTTTTTGGGCAAACCACCAACGTTGTGATGACTTTTGATCTTGACGGCAATACGTTCCCCGGTAACCGGATCCACATTGGTATTGGCGGATTCAATCACATCCGGGTAGAGGGTTCCTTGAGCCAGGTACTCGAAGGGGCCTAGCCGTTGCGACTCCTCCTCAAACACGCGGATAAACTCCGCCCCAATGCGTTTGCGCTTTTCTTCGGGATCCGTGATGCCTTGCAACTGCTTCAGAAAACGCTCCTGCCCATCCACATAATTGACGGGGATGTGAAATTGCTCCTGGAAAAGACGCAACAGCCGCTGCGGTTCTTCCTTGCGCATAAACCCCTGGTCGATGAACATGCAGGTGAGCTGGTCACCAATGGCTCGGTGCAACAAAAAGGCCAAAGTGGAGCTATCCACCCCTCCAGAGAGAGCCAGCAACACTTTTTTGTCTCCAACACGGGCGCGCACCTCCCGAATCGCCTCCTCGATAAAGGCCTCGGTGGTCCAAGTGGGTTCACAGCCGCAGATGTGATAGACAAAGTTGCGAATCAGAAAGGCCCCTGCCTCGGAGTGGGCCACTTCCGGATGAAACTGCACCCCGTAAAGATGCCGAGTCGGATCCGCGATGGCGGCACAGGGGGTATTGTCGGTGTGGGCCAACGGATGAAATCCTGCGGGCAACTCCGTTACAGAATCCCCATGGCTCATCCACATGATGCTGTTGTCCGGTAGGTTGGTGAGCAGATCAGTGGGATCCAAAATATGAAGAGCAGCGCGGCCATATTCCCCTTTTTCAGCTGCCTCTACCTTGCCCCCCAACTGTTGCACCATCAACTGCATGCCGTAGCACACTCCCAGAACCGGGATCCCCAAGTTCCAAATCTCGGGGTCACAGACAGGAGCACCTGGATCGTAGACAGAGTTGGGGCCACCGGAGAGGATGATCCCTTTGGGTTGCAGTTGCTGCAATTGTGCAGCGGTGGTGCGATAAGAGAGAACTTCTGAATAAACGTGAGTTTCCCGAATGCGGCGGGCGATCAACTCGGAATACTGGGATCCAAAATCGAGAATAACGATCATCTGACGCTGCACCTGCACTGGGGTAGGAGGCAGACTGGGATCCAAACTGGAATCTAAGGTATGTGGATCTAAGGTTTGTGCTGGGGTGATCACAGGATCTTCTCAAGGTGCAGAATCAAATCCATCAGAAGTCAGGGTTCCGATAAGAAACTTAACTTCTTCTGATTTCCTCATCCTAGCAGGGATACAGCCTTTCATAAAGGCCTCCGCGAAACCGTATCCCCTTGTGGGTTGAGAGGGATAGGAGAGCTTGGCTCCCCGTATGAGTTCGGTCAATCCCGGCGAAATCGACACACAATCTTTGCAGTCCACAGACAACCCTTCTGATAGATGTATGAAGCAGGAAATTGAACAAGGGCGAGCTTGAGAAGCCTATGCTGCACCCGCAGGGTCAGCGTCAGGAGGATGTCACCTTTCTCTGTTTTTCTTTATTTCAGAACATCAAAACGGGAGATCTTCCTCTTCTTCTGCCGGAGGTGTTCTCACCCTTGATGAGAGGGGTACAGCAGGAGCCAATGGAGGCTCGGCGACCTCTTCAGGGAATTCCGTTGGGGATCCCTCTGCTTCCACAGCTTCCAGGGTCTGAAGATCAGGGGATCCCAGCACCCCCTCTAAATCCACCAGGCTGCCGTTGAAGTGTTCGGCAAAGCGACGGGCCACCTCTTCAAGCTCATCAATTTTGGTTAGGGCAGCACGACCGGGGGTGGGCGAAGGATCCGATTTGGACAAGCTTTGTAAAGGTGAAGGACGCTCAGATGGGGGATCCATCGGCTCTGGCTTTTCTGGGCTAGGGGTGCGAGGTGGGGATCCCTGTGTAGGAGATGCTGGCGCTGTGTCACGACTGGAAGTGGTATGAACAGCTTCGCCAGACCGTTGCACAATCAGATTGAGCCGCACGGAACGCTGCAACAGGCTTTGTAACACTGAGCGCAGTTCCGACTCTTTGCCCCGAACTTTTTCTGCCAATCCCTTGCTGGGAAAAGCTAGCGTGATTTCTTCGGGGGTCTCTTGGTGTAAATGGCCGGATACCATCAGGGCTTTGGTAACGGGAGAGAGCCGTTTCAAAAACTCATCCCAACGGGGCCGCAGCAGATTCACCGGGCTTTCTGGCAGTTTTGGTGGTTTCGGCTCAGGGGAGGCTGTCGCAGTTGGAACGGGATCCCTTTGGGTAGAGGGTGGCTGTGGGAGAGGAGTTGTAGCAACAGGTGGTACGGATACAGACTCTTTGACAATCGGCGCAGTTGCAATCGGGGCGGGGATAGGTTCGGTTTTGGGGAGCGGTAGGCCAACAGTCGCAGGAGCCGTTTCTATATTTCTCAGATTGAGCTGACCCACCCCGTCCGGGTACCACAGCCGCAACAAATCCATCAGAGCAATTTCCAACCACAGGCGAGGTTGTCCACTCTGGCGAATTTGTGGTTCACACTGGCGCAGATGGCTCTGGGCCGCCAAGAGGATCTCGACCGAGTAGTTGGGGGCACGCTCTCGTAAGGCTTCCCAAGTGGAATCCGTCAGGGCCACCAATTCTCGCTGCTCCGGAGCGGTTTTGATCAGCAGAAGATCCCGATAAAAGCCCACCAAGTTTTGTACCAAGACCAGAGGCTCTTTACCGTGCTCCAACAGTTGCCGCGCTTGAGTCAGCACCCCTTGAGCATTCTGAGCCGCCAGCGCATCGATCAAATCCAGCAGATGCCGTTCCGGGATCGCCCCGACCAAATCCCAAACTGTTTCTGGTGTGATGGTTCCTTCTAACAAGCTGAGTTGATCCAACAAACTTTCCGCATCCCGCAGCCCCCCTTGAGACAGTTGCGCCACCAGTTGCAGCGCCTCAGGGGTGATCGGGATCCCTTCTTGGGTGGCGATCTTTGCCAGATGATCCACCATATCCCTGAGGGGAATCCGCCGGTAATCGAAGCGCTGACAGCGGGAAATCACCGTCGGCAACACCCGCTGCGGATCGGTAGTGGCCAACACAAACACCACATGGGCGGGAGGTTCTTCAAGGGTTTTCAGCAAAGCATTGAAGGCTGCATTGCTGAGCATATGGCATTCATCAATCACATAAACCTTGTAGCGGCTGCTCACCGGGGCAAACTGAGCCCGTTCAATCAGCTCGCGGATGTTGTCCACGCCAGTATTGCTGGCAGCATCGATCTCGATCACATCCAAGGAGGATCCACCTGTGATCGCGCGGCACTGACTACAGACCTGACAGGGATCCGCCGTCGGCCCCCGTTCACAATTCAAAGACTTAGCCAAAATGCGAGCGCTGGAGGTTTTGCCTGTGCCGCGTGGCCCACAAAACAAATAGGCAGGCGCAATGCGCCCCAAGCGGATGGCATTGGCCAAGGTTTGAACCACCGCCGCCTGACCAACCACATCTGCAAAGCGCTGCGGGCGATATTTGAGATGGAGGGGTTCGTAGGCGTTACTCTCAGCCATTCAAGAACTCCATCCCATGATGGTGAGCCAGTCTATACCAATTGTGGCTCAACTGAATCCAGCCGCTTGACATCCCGAATTGCCAAAGCCAAGGATCGGGGCAGTGACACCGGAGAACTGCGTCATGGTGAATCTGCCCCGTTTTCGTCGCCGAGGATTGTTGCTATCTTTGCTGGCCACCACCGCCACCTTGAGTGCTTGCCAAAGGGGATCCCGTTCTGAGCAGCCGAGCGGCCAGGATCCCGCCACTCAGACCCGTAGCAGCGTTTTGTTGATCAACGGGGCAGGAGCAACTTTCCCGGCTCCCCTTTACCTGCGCTGGTTTGCCGACTATCGCCAAGTGGATCCGCAACTGGAAGTGAACTTTCAGCCTGTGGGCAGTGCCGCCGGGATCCGCCAGTTTATCGATACCACTGTGGATTTTGCCGCTAGCGATGTGGCCATGACCGATGCCGAAATTGCCGAAGTGGCGCGGGGCGTGGTGATGATCCCGATGACGGCGGGCAGCATTGCGGTTGGGTATAACCTGCCAGGGATCCCCTCCGGGTTGAAGCTCTCCCGCTCGGTTTTGGTGGATATCTTTCGCGGTCGCATCACCGCTTGGCGGGATCCGCAAATTTTGGCCCTGAACCCCGATCTTGACCTTCCCGACCTACCGATTGAAGTGTGCCATCGCTCCGATGGCAGTGGCACGACGGACACTTTCACCCGCCACTTGGCCGCCATTGATCCAACTTGGGAATCCGAAATTGGGGTGGGGATGTCTTTGGAATGGCCGGTGGGCATTGGCGTTAAGGGGAATGAGGGCATGAGTGCCCAAATGCTGCTCAGCGAGGGAGTGATCGGCTATGTGGAATCTGTCTATGCCCGGGATCTGGATTTGTCGGTAGCAGCCCTAGAGAACCGATCCGGCCAATTTATCCTACCTACCCCCACCTCCTCCGCTTTGGCCCTGCAGGAGATAGAGCTACCCGAGAACCTACGCGCCTTTATCCCGGATCCCGCCGGAACAGAAGCCTACCCGATCGTCACTTATACCTGGATTTTGGCCTATCGCCAGTACCCGGATCCCGACATGGCAGCCGCTTTGCGAGAAGTCCTGAGTTGGGCTTTAACCCACGGACAAACCCTGGCAGAAGAATTGGGCTATCTTCCCCTTTCCGAAACCGTAGTTGCTCGCAGCCTAGAAGCCGTTCAACTCATCCAAAGCTAGGAATCAACCAAAATCTCAAGGAACATAAGGAACAACCCCTTAGGGATCCCTTGTGCAGTACCCGCTCCCCCTCAGTAGGTGCATCAGTCAGCAGGCACATCAGCAGGTACGGAGATCCGTAACTGGCCTGCAATCCGCCTGCCGGAAATGGGCGGCATTCCCGCCCTGGATGGGATCCCGGGCTGGCTAGGATCAATCCAGAAAATGGTTAGCCACTGCATCAACCATTGCATGAATTGGATGCCTGCCCAAGCTACTCCACACAGCGGATAGGCTAGCGGCGGTAACCCAGGTGACGTACTAAGAGGAGAACAAGAAGCCGATGGGAAAAGTCGTAGGAATTGACTTGGGCACAACCAACTCGGTTGTGGCTGTGATGGAAGGGGGTGTTCCCACCGTCATTGCTAACGCGGAGGGATCCCGCACCACCCCTTCGGTGGTCGCCTTCACCAAAGACGGGGAGCGGCTGGTGGGTCAAATGGCCCGCCGCCAGGCGGTGCTGAACCCCGAAAACACCTTTTACTCCGTTAAGCGATTCATTGGACGCAAATACGATGAGCTGAATGCCGACTCTAAGCGCGTTTCCTATCGGGTGTTGCGGGACGAGCGCGGCAACGTCAAGCTGTCTGCCCCTCGTCTGAACAAAGAGTTTGCCCCGGAAGAAATTTCGGCCATGGTGCTGCGCAAGCTGGCGGATGAAGCCAGCCGCTACCTGGGCCAGACGGTGACGCAAGCGGTAATCACGGTGCCCGCCTACTTCAACGACTCCCAACGGCAGGCCACCAAAGATGCTGGGAAAATCGCTGGGTTGGAAGTGCTGCGCATCATCAACGAGCCCACTGCGGCCTCCTTGGCCTATGGCCTAGACAAGCGAAACAACGAAACCATCCTCGTGTTCGACTTGGGGGGTGGCACCTTCGATGTGTCGGTGCTGGAAGTGGGAGATGGCGTCTTTGAAGTGAAGTCCACCAGCGGCGATACCCAGTTGGGTGGGGACGACTTCGACAAGAAAATTGTGGACTGGATGGCCGACCAGTTCAAGCAAATGGAAGGGATCGACCTGCGCAACGATCGTCAGGCCCTGCAACGACTGACAGAAGCTGCCGAAAAAGCCAAAATTGAGCTCTCCAGCGTTTCCGAAACCACTATCAACCTCCCCTTTATCACAGCGACTGCCGACGGGCCGAAGCACCTGGAGCTGAAGCTCTCCCGCGCCCAGTTTGAGAATATCTGTGCCGATCTCTTCGAGCGCTGCAAAGGCCCGGTCGAACAAGCCCTGCGAGATGCCAAGCTAACCAAATCCGACATCAACGAAGTGGTACTGGTGGGCGGCTCCACCCGCATTCCGGCAGTGAAGCAGTTGGTCAAGGATCTGCTCGGGAAAGACCCCAACGAAAGCGTCAACCCCGACGAAGTGGTGGCTGTGGGTGCTGCCATTCAGGCGGGCGTCTTGGCCGGTGAAGTTAAGGATGTGCTGTTGCTGGATGTGACGCCACTGTCCTTGGGGGTAGAGACCTTGGGTGGTGTGGCCACCAAGCTGATTCCCCGCAACACCACTGTGCCCACCCGCAAGTCCGAAACCTTCTCCACCGCAGAAGACGGGCAAACCTCTGTGGAGATTCACGTGGTGCAAGGGGAACGGGAAATGGCCCGCGACAACAAGTCTTTGGGTCGCTTCAAGTTGGATGGGATCCCACCCGCCCCTCGTGGTGTGCCCCAAATCGAGGTCACCTTTGATATCGACGCCAACGGGATTCTGAAAGTGACTGCCAAAGATAAGGGCAGCGGTAAAGAACAGAGTATCTCCATTACCGGGGCCTCTACTTTGGATAGCAAAGAAGTCGAGCGCATGGTTGCAGAAGCGGAGAAATTCGCTGCAGAAGACCGCGAACGTCGGGAAAAAATTGAGCGGCGCAACAAAGCCGATTCTCTGGCCTACCAAGCGGAGCGTCAGTTGAAGGAGCTGGGCGATAAAATC includes the following:
- a CDS encoding CobW family GTP-binding protein; the encoded protein is MTTTIEVPKRGLPVTIITGFLGSGKTTLLNHILNNQQGMRTAVLVNEFGEISIDSELIVSSEEDLVELNNGCICCTVRDDIAESVLRLMERSDKIDYLVVETTGLADPLPVALTFLGPELRDLTRLDSIVTLVDATNFAPDLFNSDVAYSQIAYGDVILLNKTDLVTEPELQRLEKRIREIKEDARILRSTNSAVPLELILDTDLFQASALPQATAHDHPDPDHSHDHEHCDHPDPDHSHDHHHHNHIEAEGFNSLAFESDQPFSLDAFQNFLNELPDAVFRAKGVLWFSESPERHIFHLSGRRYTLSSDEWPRQPKNQLVLIGQHLDTAQLREKLQACIARPVTQGKGFGR
- a CDS encoding metallophosphoesterase family protein: MHIRFGVVSDPHIAIPSTVWDHPSRFHLGEVSIPALEQVLQHFAQLELDFLLLPGDLTQHGEPENHAWLAERLSQLPFPAYVVPGNHDVPHLLADGRSIGLADFPHYYRAFGYEDEQALDYSRVLLPGVRLIGLNSNDFDAQGHLVGGLQPEQLTWLEQELVAAGEDLVLLMVHHNVVEHLRGQSLHSWGQRYMLRNASQLRRLLQTYGVQLVFTGHLHMQHIAQRNRVYDITTGSLVSFPHPYRVIDIQSKPSDPEAGIQVNIESYRVTSLPDWPHLQEFSREWMGQRSQPLMVKFLTSSPFHLPLEQAEALAPQLRYFWAELAAGDPELHFPQFPQPAGRFLQRFSRSFRCPPDNCAQLHLQPRRKLSRV
- a CDS encoding DNA polymerase III subunit gamma/tau, which produces MAESNAYEPLHLKYRPQRFADVVGQAAVVQTLANAIRLGRIAPAYLFCGPRGTGKTSSARILAKSLNCERGPTADPCQVCSQCRAITGGSSLDVIEIDAASNTGVDNIRELIERAQFAPVSSRYKVYVIDECHMLSNAAFNALLKTLEEPPAHVVFVLATTDPQRVLPTVISRCQRFDYRRIPLRDMVDHLAKIATQEGIPITPEALQLVAQLSQGGLRDAESLLDQLSLLEGTITPETVWDLVGAIPERHLLDLIDALAAQNAQGVLTQARQLLEHGKEPLVLVQNLVGFYRDLLLIKTAPEQRELVALTDSTWEALRERAPNYSVEILLAAQSHLRQCEPQIRQSGQPRLWLEIALMDLLRLWYPDGVGQLNLRNIETAPATVGLPLPKTEPIPAPIATAPIVKESVSVPPVATTPLPQPPSTQRDPVPTATASPEPKPPKLPESPVNLLRPRWDEFLKRLSPVTKALMVSGHLHQETPEEITLAFPSKGLAEKVRGKESELRSVLQSLLQRSVRLNLIVQRSGEAVHTTSSRDTAPASPTQGSPPRTPSPEKPEPMDPPSERPSPLQSLSKSDPSPTPGRAALTKIDELEEVARRFAEHFNGSLVDLEGVLGSPDLQTLEAVEAEGSPTEFPEEVAEPPLAPAVPLSSRVRTPPAEEEEDLPF
- the pstS gene encoding phosphate ABC transporter substrate-binding protein PstS yields the protein MVNLPRFRRRGLLLSLLATTATLSACQRGSRSEQPSGQDPATQTRSSVLLINGAGATFPAPLYLRWFADYRQVDPQLEVNFQPVGSAAGIRQFIDTTVDFAASDVAMTDAEIAEVARGVVMIPMTAGSIAVGYNLPGIPSGLKLSRSVLVDIFRGRITAWRDPQILALNPDLDLPDLPIEVCHRSDGSGTTDTFTRHLAAIDPTWESEIGVGMSLEWPVGIGVKGNEGMSAQMLLSEGVIGYVESVYARDLDLSVAALENRSGQFILPTPTSSALALQEIELPENLRAFIPDPAGTEAYPIVTYTWILAYRQYPDPDMAAALREVLSWALTHGQTLAEELGYLPLSETVVARSLEAVQLIQS
- the guaA gene encoding glutamine-hydrolyzing GMP synthase, with the protein product MIVILDFGSQYSELIARRIRETHVYSEVLSYRTTAAQLQQLQPKGIILSGGPNSVYDPGAPVCDPEIWNLGIPVLGVCYGMQLMVQQLGGKVEAAEKGEYGRAALHILDPTDLLTNLPDNSIMWMSHGDSVTELPAGFHPLAHTDNTPCAAIADPTRHLYGVQFHPEVAHSEAGAFLIRNFVYHICGCEPTWTTEAFIEEAIREVRARVGDKKVLLALSGGVDSSTLAFLLHRAIGDQLTCMFIDQGFMRKEEPQRLLRLFQEQFHIPVNYVDGQERFLKQLQGITDPEEKRKRIGAEFIRVFEEESQRLGPFEYLAQGTLYPDVIESANTNVDPVTGERIAVKIKSHHNVGGLPKNLRFKLVEPLRKLFKDEVRQLGQSLGLPEEIVRRHPFPGPGLAIRIIGEVTKERLEILRDADMIVRQEINRSGYYPKLWQAFAVLLPDVRSVGVMGDKRTYTYPVVLRLVTSEDGMTADWARVPYDLLATISNRIVNEVPGVNRVVYDITSKPPGTIEWE
- a CDS encoding DUF3326 domain-containing protein, whose amino-acid sequence is MKPYTTLLLIPTGIGARIGGFAGDALPIARTLAATVDCLITHPNVLNGASLFWPMQNVLYVEGYGLDQFCAGRWHLRPVRQNQVGVVLDAGIPADLQQRHLHVIQAAQATLGLDIGPWRITSQPLGLSLGHSPSGASQGSLAHPDVLLAAAKALLSAGAEAIAVVARFPDDLDFSQYEQGIGVDPLAGVEAIVSHLVVRQLQIPCAHAPAFYGEADPKPVHPRAAAEEVGFTFLPSVLAGLSYAPQFVPHPAQPVDIQSEQVDSVIAPATAFGGPGLLHLASRAKPPLFIAVRENTTVMQVHPRQLGIPYVEVNSYLEAVGAIVAHKAGVALPSVGLER